The Corallococcus caeni genome includes a region encoding these proteins:
- the hemA gene encoding glutamyl-tRNA reductase, whose translation MEFICIGVSHRTAPLGVRERLALPEARQTEVLQRLAQAPVEALWVSTCNRVEVYLAAPSADVARERAREMLHSLGGAEALEHLYEHQGEAALVHLFRVASSLDSMVLGEAQILGQVKDAFERGQGAGAVRGELTRACAAAFGCAKRVRTETAVGRAATSMASAAVQLASKVFDGLKDKTVLVVGAGEMGELAARHLKNAGAGKLIVTNRTLARAEALVAEVGGVARPFEELFTLLASADVVVTSTASPVPLFTRDNVGALGKARKGRPLFMVDLAVPRDIDPAVGTLDWVHAYDVDDIQKFVADNTAARAEEAHKAGGLVAQEVARFARERALRDGMPVLARLRQRAEAIARAEVERTLLGLGDGLTDKQRKSIEAMGRAIVNKLLHEPTARLRAVGPQGEGNRLAGAAAELFGLTEAEAAAIAPREEDAAPAVDARNTVVATGSRR comes from the coding sequence ATGGAATTCATCTGCATTGGCGTGTCACACCGCACCGCGCCCCTGGGTGTCCGCGAGCGGTTGGCATTGCCTGAAGCCCGGCAGACGGAAGTGTTGCAGCGCCTGGCGCAGGCGCCTGTCGAAGCGCTCTGGGTGTCCACCTGCAACCGCGTGGAGGTGTACCTGGCGGCCCCCAGCGCGGACGTGGCGCGGGAGCGCGCGCGGGAGATGCTGCACTCGCTGGGCGGCGCGGAGGCGCTGGAGCACCTGTACGAACACCAGGGCGAAGCGGCGCTCGTGCACCTGTTCCGCGTGGCGTCCAGCCTGGACTCCATGGTGCTGGGCGAGGCGCAGATCCTGGGCCAGGTGAAGGACGCCTTCGAGCGGGGCCAGGGCGCGGGCGCGGTGCGCGGGGAGTTGACGCGCGCGTGCGCGGCGGCGTTCGGCTGCGCCAAGCGCGTGCGCACGGAGACGGCGGTGGGGCGCGCGGCGACGTCCATGGCGTCCGCGGCCGTGCAGCTCGCGAGCAAGGTCTTCGACGGGCTCAAGGACAAGACGGTGCTGGTGGTGGGCGCGGGGGAGATGGGCGAGCTGGCGGCGCGGCACCTGAAGAACGCGGGCGCCGGGAAGCTCATCGTGACCAACCGCACGCTGGCCCGCGCGGAAGCGCTGGTGGCGGAGGTGGGCGGCGTGGCGCGGCCCTTCGAGGAGCTCTTCACGCTGCTGGCCTCCGCGGACGTGGTGGTGACGAGCACCGCGTCGCCGGTGCCCCTCTTCACGCGCGACAACGTGGGCGCGCTGGGCAAGGCCCGCAAGGGACGGCCGCTGTTCATGGTGGACCTGGCGGTGCCGCGCGACATCGATCCGGCGGTGGGGACGCTGGACTGGGTGCACGCGTACGACGTGGACGACATCCAGAAGTTCGTCGCGGACAACACCGCCGCGCGCGCGGAAGAGGCGCACAAGGCGGGCGGGCTGGTGGCGCAGGAGGTGGCGCGCTTCGCCCGGGAGCGCGCGCTGCGCGACGGGATGCCCGTGCTGGCCCGCCTGCGGCAGCGCGCGGAGGCCATTGCCCGCGCGGAGGTGGAGCGCACCCTGCTGGGCCTGGGTGACGGCCTCACCGACAAGCAGAGGAAGAGCATCGAGGCCATGGGACGCGCCATCGTGAACAAGCTGCTGCATGAGCCCACCGCGCGCCTGCGCGCCGTGGGACCCCAGGGTGAAGGCAACCGGCTGGCGGGCGCCGCGGCGGAGCTGTTCGGCCTCACGGAGGCGGAGGCCGCCGCCATCGCTCCCCGAGAAGAGGACGCCGCGCCCGCGGTGGATGCGCGCAACACGGTGGTGGCCACCGGGAGCCGGCGATGA
- a CDS encoding cytochrome C assembly family protein, giving the protein MSHTLVSLACHAYGLAALVYLAFLVRQSQVLAVTGRVLVGTGLLMHCVALIQMLGAQGGRLVGPAQGMSTFAFLLLALFLALDVRYRKPVIGAFLTPLAVAVLLIGMLLHGGSTPLPDAVRQPLLPVHVTIALLGMTAFGVAAGVGVMYLLMERQVKTKHFGLLFSRLPSLEFLDTLNRRLVLWGFIALSLTLATGALFTTTLRGLAWALEGKHVATFVAWGVFAALVNARIFAGWRGRRVALLTMAGFCLVLVSFLSSYDLSAAGPGMP; this is encoded by the coding sequence ATGAGCCATACGCTCGTCTCGCTTGCCTGCCACGCCTACGGCCTGGCCGCGCTCGTCTACCTCGCCTTCCTGGTCCGCCAGTCCCAGGTGCTCGCCGTCACCGGCCGGGTGCTGGTGGGGACCGGGCTGCTGATGCATTGCGTTGCCCTCATCCAGATGCTGGGGGCGCAGGGGGGCCGGCTGGTGGGCCCCGCGCAGGGCATGTCCACCTTCGCCTTCCTGCTGCTGGCGCTGTTCCTGGCGCTGGACGTGCGCTACCGCAAGCCCGTCATCGGCGCGTTCCTCACGCCGCTGGCGGTGGCGGTGCTGCTCATCGGCATGCTGCTGCACGGTGGGTCCACGCCGCTGCCGGACGCCGTGCGCCAGCCGCTGCTGCCGGTGCATGTCACCATCGCGCTGTTGGGCATGACGGCCTTCGGCGTGGCGGCCGGGGTGGGGGTCATGTACCTGCTGATGGAGCGGCAGGTGAAGACCAAGCACTTCGGGCTGCTCTTCTCCCGGCTGCCGTCCCTGGAGTTCCTGGACACGCTCAACCGGCGGCTCGTGCTGTGGGGCTTCATCGCGCTGTCGCTCACGCTGGCGACCGGGGCCCTGTTCACCACCACGTTGCGCGGCCTCGCCTGGGCGCTCGAAGGCAAGCACGTGGCGACGTTCGTCGCGTGGGGTGTGTTCGCCGCGCTCGTCAACGCGCGCATCTTCGCCGGCTGGAGAGGCCGGCGGGTGGCGCTGCTCACCATGGCCGGCTTCTGCCTGGTGCTGGTCTCCTTCCTGTCGTCCTACGACCTGTCCGCCGCTGGCCCGGGGATGCCGTAG
- the trxA gene encoding thioredoxin, with product MADVLNIGDADFQKQVLDSPQPVLVDFWATWCAPCRAIAPSVEALSAQYKGQVTFAKLDIDLNQDTPQKYGIRSLPTLLLFKGGKVVDQIVGAVPKSRIEDVVRKNL from the coding sequence ATGGCTGACGTGCTCAACATCGGTGATGCGGACTTCCAGAAGCAGGTCCTGGATTCACCACAACCCGTGCTCGTGGACTTCTGGGCCACGTGGTGCGCGCCCTGCCGCGCCATCGCGCCCTCCGTGGAGGCGCTGTCCGCCCAGTACAAGGGGCAGGTGACGTTCGCGAAGCTGGACATCGACCTGAACCAGGACACGCCCCAGAAGTACGGCATCCGCTCGCTGCCCACCCTGCTGCTCTTCAAGGGCGGCAAGGTCGTGGACCAGATTGTCGGCGCGGTGCCGAAGTCGCGCATCGAGGACGTGGTCCGGAAGAATCTCTGA
- a CDS encoding PilZ domain-containing protein, translating into MQRKGATTVKAGTAVRGPEGTETPRPFVPPVGTSRGAAPTPGAAPRIEMNQGEPEHRHFPRAQLATHFDLWVDDGEGGRRFSANLVSVNVSVSGAFLASTFFLPMGTVVRTRFALEEGAAPVEARAEIVREERGPEEEGRSGFALRFLDFSGQTEVALARLFLGMRLRAFTEDYLKSQRARSLPNELERVIDVMAAWELLKATTPGDPWRGE; encoded by the coding sequence GTGCAGAGGAAGGGTGCGACGACGGTGAAGGCCGGCACGGCGGTCCGCGGGCCGGAGGGCACGGAGACACCCCGGCCGTTCGTCCCGCCGGTGGGGACTTCACGCGGCGCGGCGCCCACGCCCGGCGCGGCGCCCCGCATCGAGATGAACCAGGGGGAGCCGGAGCACCGGCACTTCCCGCGCGCGCAGCTGGCCACGCACTTCGACCTCTGGGTGGATGACGGCGAGGGCGGCCGGCGCTTCTCCGCCAACCTCGTGTCCGTCAACGTGAGCGTCAGCGGCGCCTTCCTCGCGAGCACCTTCTTCCTGCCCATGGGCACCGTGGTGCGCACGCGCTTCGCGCTGGAGGAGGGGGCGGCCCCCGTGGAGGCCCGCGCGGAGATTGTCCGCGAGGAGCGCGGCCCGGAGGAGGAGGGCCGCAGCGGGTTCGCCCTGCGCTTCCTGGACTTCTCAGGCCAGACGGAGGTGGCGCTCGCCCGGCTCTTTTTGGGCATGCGCCTGCGTGCCTTCACGGAGGACTATCTCAAGTCCCAGCGCGCCCGCTCCCTGCCCAATGAGCTGGAGCGGGTCATCGACGTGATGGCGGCCTGGGAGCTGCTCAAGGCCACCACGCCCGGAGACCCCTGGCGCGGCGAGTAG
- the rodA gene encoding rod shape-determining protein RodA — translation MMPHVPWGLVVCVLGVCFLGIWNLASASRPPMAPVWTSQALYLGVGLGAVLMVCLVDYRWIQRMAFPIYVLNILALLALRLVGHTAKGAESWFVIGPFRLQPAEFMKIGVVLMLAKVYHDDFQPNQPSYGIVRLWKPVLVVMVPFVLVLVQPDLGTALMIFLSSGTVILFGKVRWYLAATLVAGVLVGGLIIWNDYVREMPEPRTTVVRHYLKKHQSQRISGWLDPEADLRGSGYHAAQSKIAVGSGGLTGKGWREGTQTGLRFLPEQHTDFIFSVWAEEHGFFSCLLLLLLYGGIFILGLGVGFSARDRFGAFVAVGVVATLFWQVFENIGMVIGLLPVTGITLPLMSYGGSSMLSVMLCIGLLVNISMRRHMF, via the coding sequence ATGATGCCCCACGTGCCGTGGGGGCTCGTCGTGTGCGTGCTGGGCGTGTGCTTCCTGGGCATCTGGAACCTGGCGTCCGCGTCCCGGCCCCCCATGGCGCCGGTGTGGACCAGCCAGGCGCTCTACCTGGGCGTGGGCCTGGGCGCGGTGCTGATGGTGTGTCTGGTGGACTACCGCTGGATCCAGCGGATGGCCTTCCCCATCTACGTGCTCAACATCCTGGCGCTGCTGGCGCTGCGGCTGGTGGGGCACACTGCGAAGGGCGCGGAGAGCTGGTTCGTCATCGGCCCGTTCCGCCTGCAGCCCGCGGAGTTCATGAAGATTGGCGTCGTGCTGATGCTGGCCAAGGTCTACCACGACGACTTCCAGCCCAATCAGCCGTCCTACGGCATCGTGCGGCTGTGGAAGCCGGTGCTGGTGGTGATGGTGCCCTTCGTGCTGGTGCTGGTGCAGCCGGACCTGGGCACCGCGCTGATGATCTTCCTGTCCTCCGGCACCGTCATCCTCTTCGGCAAGGTGCGCTGGTACCTGGCCGCCACGCTGGTGGCGGGCGTGCTGGTGGGCGGCCTCATCATCTGGAACGACTACGTCCGGGAGATGCCCGAGCCGCGCACCACCGTCGTGCGCCACTACCTCAAGAAACACCAGAGCCAGCGCATCTCCGGATGGCTGGACCCCGAAGCGGACCTGCGCGGCAGCGGCTACCACGCCGCCCAGTCGAAAATCGCCGTGGGCTCGGGCGGGCTCACCGGCAAGGGCTGGCGTGAGGGAACCCAGACAGGTCTGCGCTTCCTGCCGGAACAGCACACGGATTTCATCTTCTCCGTGTGGGCCGAGGAGCACGGCTTCTTCTCCTGTCTCCTGTTGCTCCTGCTCTACGGCGGCATCTTCATTCTCGGGTTGGGCGTGGGCTTCAGCGCGCGCGACCGTTTTGGAGCGTTCGTCGCGGTGGGGGTGGTGGCCACACTTTTCTGGCAGGTGTTCGAAAACATCGGCATGGTCATTGGCCTGTTGCCGGTGACGGGCATCACGCTGCCCCTCATGAGCTACGGCGGCTCCTCGATGCTGTCGGTGATGTTGTGCATCGGGCTGCTGGTGAACATCAGCATGCGCCGTCACATGTTCTGA
- the mrdA gene encoding penicillin-binding protein 2, whose protein sequence is MTPPTIGNTTPGRDLKRRFLWLGLAMSLGLVALAIQLYRLQLIRHEEYAAKSVANFVKEVRLRADRGVIKDARGTILVDSRPSFDAFVTPAFCTDCFEQVIPRLAELLQWDADQRKKIEDLVRASRRNAPFQPVPVRVDLTRDEYDRLNARRDILDGVEVVPVPHRNYRADTVLSHVLGYMNEITQEELERLNGDGAKYALGDYIGRRGLERYFESKLRGQDGVRKEVVNARGQTIEELNDKLGENAVIPPTAGSNLVLSIDMRLQEEAERAFPGVTGAVVAIDVNTGFIRALVSRPGFDPNLLTGRVTPSQMATLARDPLHPMINRVAAEHYSPGSTFKVVTQLAAFKSGVFRPETVVNCSGGYRLGARVWRCHKDSGHGPLDGKGAMKASCDSWFYKVADTIGLDPIAEMGKSLGLGRPTGIGVVAEVPGIMPSSAYHDKASPGGYTKGMALNSAIGQGDDNVTPLQLALVYAAVANGGKLYKPQMVQRLENLDGQVMEEFKPEVVSKVDINPAHLKAIVEGLEAVAQEPGGTAYRAKLKSGLPPDFLVAAKTGTAQVARIGTVRLKTHQMSYFERDHAWFAGFAPADKPELAVVVLNEHGGHGGVDAAPTALAVMKKYFELKAQDATSPPPRANQPYTPSLPPAPSLDEAALTRTVVPPPRVNLPGEPIQPPSETGDDSATAD, encoded by the coding sequence TTGACGCCTCCGACCATTGGCAACACCACGCCGGGCCGGGACCTGAAGCGCCGTTTCCTGTGGCTGGGCCTGGCCATGTCGCTGGGCCTGGTGGCGCTGGCCATCCAGCTGTACCGGCTGCAGCTCATCCGCCACGAAGAGTACGCCGCCAAGAGCGTGGCGAACTTCGTGAAGGAGGTGCGCCTGCGCGCGGACCGCGGCGTCATCAAGGACGCGCGCGGCACCATCCTGGTGGACAGCCGTCCCTCCTTCGACGCCTTCGTCACGCCGGCCTTCTGCACGGACTGCTTCGAGCAGGTGATTCCGCGCCTGGCGGAGCTGCTCCAGTGGGACGCGGACCAGCGCAAGAAGATTGAAGACCTGGTGCGCGCGAGCCGCCGCAACGCGCCCTTCCAGCCGGTGCCGGTGCGCGTGGACCTGACGCGCGATGAGTACGACCGGCTCAACGCCCGGCGCGACATCCTGGACGGCGTGGAGGTGGTGCCGGTGCCGCACCGCAACTACCGCGCGGACACGGTGCTGTCGCACGTGCTGGGCTACATGAACGAAATCACCCAGGAGGAGCTGGAGCGCCTCAACGGGGACGGCGCGAAGTACGCGCTGGGCGACTACATCGGCCGGCGCGGCCTGGAGCGCTACTTCGAATCCAAGCTGCGCGGGCAGGACGGCGTGCGCAAGGAAGTGGTGAACGCGCGCGGCCAGACGATTGAAGAGCTCAACGACAAGCTGGGGGAGAACGCCGTCATCCCCCCCACGGCGGGCAGCAACCTGGTGCTCTCCATCGACATGCGCCTGCAGGAGGAGGCGGAGCGCGCGTTCCCGGGCGTGACGGGCGCGGTGGTGGCCATCGACGTGAACACCGGCTTCATCCGGGCGCTGGTGTCCCGCCCCGGCTTCGATCCCAACCTGCTCACCGGCCGCGTGACGCCGTCGCAGATGGCCACGCTGGCGCGAGACCCGCTCCACCCGATGATCAACCGCGTGGCCGCGGAGCACTACAGCCCGGGCTCCACGTTCAAGGTCGTGACGCAGCTGGCGGCCTTCAAGTCCGGCGTGTTCCGCCCGGAGACGGTGGTGAACTGCTCCGGTGGCTACCGGCTGGGCGCGCGCGTGTGGCGCTGCCACAAGGACAGCGGCCACGGGCCCCTGGACGGCAAGGGCGCCATGAAGGCGTCGTGCGACTCGTGGTTCTACAAGGTGGCGGACACCATCGGCCTGGACCCCATCGCGGAGATGGGCAAGTCGCTGGGCCTGGGCCGCCCCACCGGCATCGGCGTGGTGGCGGAGGTGCCGGGCATCATGCCGTCCAGCGCGTACCACGACAAAGCCTCTCCCGGCGGCTACACCAAGGGCATGGCGCTCAACAGCGCCATCGGGCAGGGCGACGACAACGTGACGCCCCTGCAACTGGCGCTGGTGTACGCGGCCGTGGCCAACGGCGGGAAGCTCTACAAGCCGCAGATGGTGCAGCGGCTGGAGAACCTGGACGGGCAGGTGATGGAGGAGTTCAAGCCGGAGGTGGTGTCGAAGGTGGACATCAACCCCGCGCACCTGAAGGCCATCGTGGAGGGCCTGGAGGCGGTGGCGCAGGAGCCCGGCGGCACCGCGTACCGAGCGAAGCTCAAGTCGGGCCTGCCCCCGGACTTCCTCGTGGCGGCGAAGACGGGCACCGCGCAGGTGGCGCGCATCGGCACGGTGCGTCTGAAGACGCACCAGATGAGCTACTTCGAGCGCGACCACGCGTGGTTCGCCGGCTTCGCGCCCGCGGACAAGCCGGAGCTGGCCGTGGTGGTGCTCAACGAGCACGGCGGCCACGGCGGCGTGGACGCGGCCCCCACCGCGCTCGCGGTGATGAAGAAGTACTTCGAATTGAAGGCGCAGGACGCCACGTCACCGCCGCCGCGCGCCAACCAGCCCTACACGCCGTCCCTGCCGCCGGCGCCCAGCCTGGATGAAGCGGCGCTCACCCGCACGGTGGTGCCGCCGCCGCGCGTGAACCTGCCGGGAGAGCCCATCCAGCCGCCCTCGGAAACCGGAGACGACAGTGCAACTGCGGATTGA
- the mreC gene encoding rod shape-determining protein MreC codes for MLSLLKRYRRFLLVAALLLYPLGAFLLGGRRGRDPNFVDRGVIALTAPVQQGLTAGIDGAVAAVRNYLDLRGVRQDNDALRLENLQLRATVQALGEARSENGRLRKLLAYAEAAPGPEIPARVVGVNPVAKLLSVRISSGEKDGVFRGMSVVTPDGIVGQVIRSTGGYADVALVTDPQSRVAVRVQRSRARGTAAGAGNGPLALENMLRTEDVEDGDLIITSGTDGIYPPGLVVGRVTQLEKKEHGMFQGADIQPAVDTSRLEEVLVVGSPYSAMASGGASAEGAQK; via the coding sequence GTGCTGTCTCTTCTCAAGCGGTACCGCCGCTTCCTCCTCGTGGCCGCCCTCCTGCTGTACCCGCTCGGCGCCTTCCTGCTGGGGGGCCGGCGCGGCCGCGACCCCAACTTCGTCGACCGGGGCGTCATCGCGCTCACGGCCCCCGTGCAGCAGGGGCTCACGGCCGGCATCGACGGCGCCGTGGCCGCGGTGCGCAACTACCTGGACCTGCGCGGCGTCCGTCAGGACAATGACGCGCTGCGGCTGGAGAACCTCCAGCTGCGGGCGACGGTGCAGGCCCTGGGCGAGGCCCGCTCGGAGAACGGCCGGCTGCGCAAGCTGCTGGCGTACGCGGAGGCGGCCCCCGGCCCGGAGATTCCGGCGCGGGTGGTGGGCGTGAACCCGGTGGCGAAGCTCCTGTCGGTGCGGATCAGCAGCGGGGAGAAGGACGGGGTGTTCCGGGGCATGTCGGTGGTGACGCCGGACGGCATCGTGGGGCAGGTCATCCGGTCCACGGGCGGCTACGCGGACGTGGCGCTGGTGACGGATCCGCAGAGCCGGGTGGCGGTGCGGGTGCAGCGCAGCCGGGCTCGCGGCACGGCGGCGGGCGCGGGCAACGGCCCCCTGGCCCTGGAGAACATGCTGCGCACCGAGGACGTGGAGGACGGCGACCTCATCATCACCTCCGGCACGGACGGCATCTACCCGCCGGGGCTGGTGGTGGGGCGGGTGACGCAGCTGGAGAAGAAGGAGCACGGCATGTTCCAGGGCGCGGACATCCAGCCCGCGGTGGACACCAGCCGGTTGGAGGAGGTGCTCGTGGTGGGCAGCCCGTACAGCGCGATGGCCTCTGGTGGGGCGTCGGCGGAAGGCGCGCAGAAATGA